A single window of Chitinophaga sp. XS-30 DNA harbors:
- a CDS encoding amidohydrolase family protein: MKKKNHPGLLLILTGVLMQSCMEVKKKESFYGTEDFARVKKYDSHVHINTFDPVLINYARSQNFYLLSLNVAAPDYVPLHEQQGFTTFHQERFPGAFNYVTSFNIEGIGEPGWQEKTIAYLDQSFKQGALGVKVWKNIGMEYKDKDDKFVMIDDPRLDPVLDFITENNKTLVGHLGEPKNCWLPLEEMTVKNDREYFKHHPEYHMYLHPEYPSYEDQVNARDNMLKKHPEMRFVGAHLASLEWDVDEIAARLDKYPNMAVDMAERVSHLQFQAQKDHKKVYDFFVRYQDRLLYSTDIVIDSSMDSSAVLKYAHDTWTDHWKFFTSDEEMTASEVEGPFRGLHLPVTVIDKLYRENAEKWFPGLGQK, encoded by the coding sequence ATGAAGAAAAAAAATCATCCCGGCCTTCTGCTGATCTTAACCGGCGTACTGATGCAAAGCTGTATGGAAGTCAAAAAAAAGGAATCATTCTATGGAACGGAAGATTTTGCCCGTGTGAAAAAATACGATTCACATGTGCACATCAACACGTTTGACCCGGTGCTGATCAACTACGCCAGGTCGCAAAACTTCTATCTGCTGAGCCTGAACGTGGCGGCGCCGGATTACGTTCCCCTCCATGAACAGCAGGGATTCACCACTTTTCACCAGGAACGCTTCCCCGGCGCTTTCAACTATGTGACGAGCTTCAATATTGAAGGTATAGGAGAACCGGGCTGGCAGGAAAAGACCATCGCCTACCTGGACCAGTCGTTCAAACAGGGCGCACTGGGCGTTAAAGTGTGGAAGAACATCGGGATGGAATACAAGGATAAGGACGACAAATTTGTGATGATCGATGATCCCCGGCTGGACCCGGTGCTTGATTTCATTACGGAAAATAATAAAACACTCGTTGGCCACCTCGGTGAACCGAAGAACTGCTGGCTGCCGCTGGAGGAAATGACGGTGAAAAACGACCGGGAATATTTCAAACACCATCCGGAGTATCATATGTACCTGCACCCTGAATATCCTTCGTATGAAGATCAGGTGAATGCCCGGGACAATATGCTGAAGAAACATCCGGAAATGCGCTTCGTGGGCGCCCACCTCGCCAGCCTGGAATGGGATGTGGACGAGATCGCGGCGAGGCTGGACAAATACCCGAATATGGCGGTGGATATGGCGGAACGGGTGTCTCACCTCCAGTTCCAGGCCCAAAAGGATCATAAAAAAGTTTACGATTTCTTTGTCCGCTACCAGGACCGGCTGCTGTATTCTACAGACATCGTTATCGACAGCAGCATGGATTCTTCCGCAGTGCTGAAATACGCACATGATACGTGGACGGATCACTGGAAATTCTTTACCTCCGATGAAGAAATGACGGCTTCCGAAGTGGAAGGCCCTTTCCGCGGCCTGCATCTTCCGGTAACCGTAATTGATAAACTGTACCGGGAAAATGCCGAAAAATGGTTTCCCGGTCTTGGCCAAAAATAA
- a CDS encoding carbohydrate-binding family 9-like protein yields MGRSSWHIAVLILLLSCRNMPSGDTQDKVVIRRSADFDITGDGSAAEWQKTGWISIPLLDTGKSGYETKVKLLYSATGIYCLYFCEDRKLTATMQQDFMDLWNEDVIEIFLQPDEKKPAYLEYELSPLNYELPLVIFNEDGKLNSWIPFHYDGRRKTRHATSVRGGERKTHAAADSWTAECFIPYDLMKPVLDKLPASGTTWKGNLYRIDYDQGETLWALNRNSGNFHEYRNFGDFYFE; encoded by the coding sequence ATGGGAAGATCTTCATGGCATATCGCCGTCCTGATACTCCTGCTATCCTGCAGGAACATGCCGTCCGGCGACACGCAGGACAAGGTGGTGATCCGCAGGTCCGCCGACTTTGACATTACCGGTGACGGCTCCGCCGCCGAATGGCAGAAAACCGGCTGGATCAGCATCCCGCTGCTGGATACCGGTAAAAGTGGTTACGAAACAAAGGTCAAGCTGTTGTATTCCGCTACCGGCATCTACTGCCTTTACTTTTGTGAGGACAGGAAGCTCACGGCAACCATGCAGCAGGATTTCATGGATCTCTGGAATGAGGATGTCATCGAGATATTCCTGCAGCCGGATGAAAAAAAACCGGCCTACCTGGAATATGAACTTTCCCCGCTGAACTACGAACTGCCGCTGGTGATCTTTAATGAGGACGGCAAACTCAACAGCTGGATACCCTTCCACTATGACGGTCGCCGCAAAACCAGGCATGCCACATCCGTTCGCGGGGGAGAACGTAAAACGCATGCCGCTGCCGACAGCTGGACGGCCGAGTGCTTCATTCCCTATGACCTGATGAAACCCGTACTGGACAAACTCCCCGCTTCCGGCACTACCTGGAAAGGCAACCTGTACCGGATCGATTATGATCAGGGAGAAACCTTATGGGCCCTGAACAGGAACAGCGGGAATTTTCATGAATACAGGAATTTTGGAGACTTCTATTTTGAATAA
- a CDS encoding Gfo/Idh/MocA family oxidoreductase: protein MNKDIESATNGLRGRRDFLKGSAALVGGALLSTALPAGARSWRLHSDPIRIALIGCGSRGAGAAVNALRTKANVVLVAMADVFRDKLDETWQTLMQIDGVKDAVKVPEANKFTGLDAYEKAIAAADAVLLVTPPAFRPLHFEACVKAGRHVFMEKPLASDAPGIRKILATGEQASLKNLKVVVGLQNRYDAGYREMVKQLQENAIGKIVSATDYYLIGPVRMVPRRQGQTELEYQLRNWRYFNWLWAGSPAGLQIHNTDVVNWVKGAYPVRAQGMGGRSSLSGPDTGDIFDHFFIEYEYADGMKLNSQIRHISGTWNKGGAYFQGTNGTASLQSGIRDLNGERIWRNSNKDSENAYQVEHDVFFDAIRNNTPLNDTEWGAMSTMTTIMGRMAAHSGKMVELEDALKSELVLAPEHMDWNSEAPAKPDKDGNYPIPMPGTSNII from the coding sequence ATGAACAAGGACATCGAATCTGCCACAAACGGCCTGCGCGGCCGGCGCGACTTCCTGAAAGGTTCCGCTGCACTGGTTGGCGGAGCTTTGCTCAGCACGGCACTGCCCGCCGGCGCACGATCATGGCGCCTCCACAGTGATCCGATACGCATTGCGCTGATCGGATGCGGCAGCCGCGGCGCAGGCGCCGCCGTGAATGCTTTGAGAACGAAAGCCAATGTAGTGCTGGTAGCCATGGCGGACGTTTTCCGGGACAAGCTCGATGAAACCTGGCAGACGCTGATGCAGATAGACGGCGTCAAAGATGCCGTTAAAGTGCCGGAAGCCAACAAGTTCACCGGTCTTGATGCATATGAAAAAGCCATTGCCGCGGCGGATGCCGTATTGCTGGTAACACCGCCTGCCTTCCGTCCCCTTCATTTTGAAGCCTGCGTAAAAGCAGGGCGGCATGTGTTCATGGAAAAGCCCCTGGCCAGCGATGCGCCGGGCATTCGCAAAATACTCGCCACCGGAGAACAGGCTTCCCTGAAAAACCTCAAAGTGGTGGTGGGCCTGCAGAACCGCTATGATGCCGGATACCGGGAAATGGTGAAACAGCTGCAGGAAAATGCCATCGGAAAGATCGTTTCGGCAACGGACTATTACCTCATCGGCCCGGTACGCATGGTCCCGCGCCGGCAGGGACAGACAGAACTCGAATACCAGCTGCGCAACTGGCGTTATTTCAACTGGCTGTGGGCCGGATCACCGGCGGGATTGCAGATCCATAACACCGATGTGGTGAACTGGGTGAAAGGCGCTTACCCCGTGCGCGCGCAAGGCATGGGCGGCAGGTCTTCCCTCAGCGGTCCCGATACCGGCGATATCTTCGATCACTTTTTCATCGAATACGAATATGCGGACGGCATGAAACTGAACAGCCAGATCCGCCATATCAGCGGCACCTGGAACAAAGGCGGTGCCTACTTCCAGGGGACTAATGGCACCGCCAGCCTGCAATCCGGCATCCGGGACCTGAACGGTGAGAGAATATGGCGGAACAGCAACAAGGATTCGGAGAACGCATACCAGGTAGAACACGATGTATTCTTCGATGCCATCAGGAACAATACGCCGCTCAACGATACGGAATGGGGCGCCATGAGCACCATGACCACCATCATGGGCCGCATGGCCGCACACTCCGGGAAAATGGTGGAACTGGAAGATGCCCTGAAATCCGAACTCGTACTGGCGCCGGAGCATATGGACTGGAACAGTGAAGCGCCTGCAAAACCGGACAAGGACGGGAATTACCCGATACCGATGCCCGGCACGTCAAACATCATCTAG
- a CDS encoding family 16 glycoside hydrolase, which yields MRSVSILLLPLLWLGSACQSTGKIARDISWVNVNEAPDTWTAGPEGIVCTGKIQSTLRSAQVFGNYELEFECRRGPGSGDAAVILHAAELPSTGSAIPDGIRFGIGTEQEGFIPDKWNHYRIKSNSKAVQLSVNGGPATVISATEQRKGHITFSSGGVAYQVRNIRIKATSATAMEKKFRPLFNGDDLSQWEMKPGHAGHWTAGKGVIDYDGNSREKDKCLWSKKAFRDFVLVADVRLTRPPEMARTPVILPNGDNALNADGSNQEVEMLYNGDTGIYLRGESKSQVNIGNRYIGSGEIYGYRVDKRLPPEIRAGATPKIKADNPPGEWNRFVITMKGERVTVEVNGQTVIDNALLPDIPEQGPIALQDDHASDNRCQFANVYIMEIN from the coding sequence ATGAGATCAGTTTCCATTTTGCTGCTGCCTTTGCTGTGGCTCGGCAGCGCATGCCAATCCACCGGGAAAATTGCCAGGGACATCAGCTGGGTAAATGTGAATGAGGCGCCCGATACCTGGACGGCCGGGCCTGAAGGGATCGTATGCACCGGTAAAATACAAAGCACGCTACGGTCAGCACAGGTTTTCGGGAACTATGAGCTGGAATTTGAATGCCGGCGCGGGCCGGGTAGCGGAGATGCCGCTGTGATCCTACACGCTGCGGAACTGCCGTCTACCGGTTCCGCGATACCGGATGGCATCCGCTTCGGCATCGGAACGGAACAGGAAGGTTTTATTCCCGACAAATGGAATCATTATCGCATTAAAAGCAATAGCAAAGCAGTACAGCTGTCCGTCAACGGCGGACCGGCTACGGTCATCAGCGCAACGGAACAACGCAAAGGCCACATCACCTTTTCTTCCGGCGGGGTGGCTTACCAGGTGCGGAACATCCGCATCAAAGCAACCTCCGCTACCGCTATGGAAAAAAAATTCCGCCCGCTGTTCAACGGTGATGACCTTTCCCAATGGGAGATGAAGCCGGGGCATGCCGGGCACTGGACCGCCGGTAAAGGTGTGATCGATTACGACGGCAACAGCCGGGAAAAAGACAAATGCCTTTGGAGCAAAAAGGCCTTCCGGGATTTTGTACTGGTAGCCGATGTAAGGCTGACCAGACCGCCGGAGATGGCCCGTACGCCGGTCATCCTTCCCAATGGCGACAATGCCCTGAATGCCGATGGCTCCAACCAGGAAGTAGAGATGCTTTACAACGGCGATACCGGCATATATCTCAGGGGCGAATCCAAAAGCCAGGTGAACATCGGTAACCGCTATATCGGCTCGGGAGAGATATACGGTTACCGGGTGGACAAACGCCTGCCGCCTGAAATACGCGCCGGCGCAACGCCAAAGATCAAAGCCGATAATCCTCCCGGGGAATGGAACCGTTTTGTCATCACCATGAAAGGAGAACGTGTAACCGTTGAGGTGAATGGACAGACCGTTATCGACAACGCCCTTCTCCCCGACATTCCCGAACAGGGCCCGATCGCTCTGCAGGACGATCATGCCAGCGACAACCGCTGCCAGTTCGCCAACGTGTACATCATGGAAATCAACTGA
- a CDS encoding M20 family metallopeptidase, with protein MKKHLLTGLLATLLLGSDTAFSQTTESRKIAAIVQQEYRELFDLYRHIHANPELAQQEKNTAALMAAELKKAGFTVTENVGGYGVVGIMKNGPGPTIMVRTDMDALPIREQTGVPYASTATQTGATGEQIPLMHACGHDMHMAVWTGVARVLSQMKTNWSGTVMLIAQPAEENGTGARAMLDDGLFSRFPVPDYALALHVNSSLETGKVGYVPGYSLANIDMIDITVKGKGGHGAMPHSAIDPVVLASRLVMDFQTIVSRVISPMEPAVVTVGSIHGGTTGNTIPTEVKMELAVRSLNDEVQQQIIEHIRKICEGVAESAGLSGNELPSIVINPGGSPSVYNDPQLSEKLAAHFTTVIGKENVIRLNPEMYGEDFGRYGRTGVPVPILLYSLGVVPKEKMEAAMREKKPLPSTHSPLFIPETTTAMQTGVLTMSSAVMHLLRTKK; from the coding sequence ATGAAAAAGCATTTATTAACAGGATTGCTGGCAACATTGCTGCTCGGCAGCGATACCGCTTTCTCCCAGACGACGGAAAGCAGGAAGATCGCCGCGATCGTACAACAGGAATACCGGGAACTGTTTGACCTGTACCGGCATATTCACGCCAACCCTGAACTGGCGCAGCAGGAAAAGAACACCGCTGCCCTGATGGCGGCGGAACTGAAGAAAGCAGGTTTTACGGTGACCGAAAATGTGGGCGGGTATGGTGTGGTAGGGATCATGAAAAACGGTCCCGGTCCTACGATCATGGTGCGTACCGATATGGATGCACTGCCCATCCGCGAACAGACCGGCGTGCCGTATGCCAGCACCGCCACACAAACCGGCGCAACAGGGGAACAGATCCCGCTGATGCACGCCTGCGGCCACGATATGCATATGGCCGTATGGACCGGCGTGGCCAGGGTGCTTTCGCAAATGAAAACAAACTGGTCCGGCACGGTGATGCTCATTGCACAACCCGCGGAAGAGAACGGAACAGGCGCCCGGGCGATGCTCGATGACGGACTCTTCTCCAGGTTCCCTGTGCCGGACTATGCCCTGGCCCTGCATGTGAACTCCAGCCTCGAAACAGGAAAGGTAGGTTATGTTCCGGGGTACAGCCTGGCGAACATTGATATGATCGACATCACGGTGAAAGGGAAAGGCGGCCATGGCGCCATGCCGCACTCCGCCATAGACCCGGTGGTGCTGGCGTCCAGGCTGGTGATGGACTTTCAGACGATCGTCAGCCGCGTGATCTCTCCCATGGAACCCGCGGTTGTTACCGTTGGCTCCATTCATGGCGGCACGACCGGCAACACCATTCCAACCGAAGTAAAAATGGAACTGGCGGTGCGTTCACTGAATGATGAAGTACAGCAGCAGATCATCGAACATATCAGAAAGATATGTGAAGGCGTGGCGGAATCCGCCGGCCTGTCCGGTAACGAGCTTCCATCCATCGTCATCAACCCGGGCGGAAGCCCTTCCGTGTACAACGATCCGCAGCTTTCGGAAAAACTTGCCGCGCACTTCACAACGGTCATCGGTAAAGAAAACGTGATCCGGCTGAATCCTGAAATGTATGGGGAAGATTTCGGCCGATACGGCAGAACCGGTGTGCCGGTACCCATCCTGTTATACTCGCTGGGCGTTGTGCCAAAGGAAAAAATGGAAGCGGCGATGCGGGAAAAGAAACCGCTGCCTTCCACACATTCCCCGCTCTTCATCCCGGAAACCACCACCGCCATGCAAACCGGCGTGCTTACCATGTCTTCCGCCGTTATGCATCTGCTCCGTACAAAAAAATGA
- a CDS encoding beta-galactosidase, whose translation MNYQIAKAGIILLFSSLSTGSAQHRIISRPVESEKVLINPGIGFTTFQMFNGDNLPYYDVINEADIRQYDKNETLENEAHPPTSLAYFRIHWHVIEPEQGKYRWDFIDDLLRIAKKKQQKLCLRISPYKGKPGEDVPAWYREMVGEKRTFAHPKWVVDPEDPRYAKYFGGMIRALAARYDGHPQLENVDLSIVGFAGEGGGTELLSDATMKTLVDAYLEGFQKTPLIALLHGKKQIAYIKENAATPVGWRQDCLGDLGFWAAEQNGWTHMFDYYPQTIIEYGMQDAWKEGHISFEMCGLFRNWDVKEGYSEKQVQYIIDQSLKWHISSFNGKSSPVPAKWNKLMDAWLKKMGYRFVLRRFSYPASIKANSRLDVETW comes from the coding sequence ATGAACTACCAGATAGCCAAAGCAGGCATCATCCTGCTGTTTTCATCCCTTTCCACGGGCTCCGCACAGCACAGGATCATCAGCCGACCGGTTGAATCGGAAAAAGTGCTGATCAACCCGGGGATCGGGTTTACCACTTTCCAGATGTTCAATGGCGATAACCTCCCCTACTACGATGTGATCAACGAAGCGGACATTCGTCAGTATGATAAAAATGAAACGCTGGAGAACGAGGCCCATCCGCCCACCTCGCTTGCCTATTTCAGGATACACTGGCATGTCATTGAGCCGGAGCAAGGCAAATACCGCTGGGATTTTATTGATGACCTGCTAAGGATCGCAAAGAAAAAACAGCAGAAACTCTGCCTGCGGATATCTCCCTATAAAGGCAAACCGGGCGAAGATGTACCGGCCTGGTACCGGGAAATGGTGGGAGAAAAGCGAACGTTCGCACATCCGAAATGGGTAGTAGATCCTGAAGATCCCCGGTACGCAAAATATTTCGGCGGCATGATACGCGCCCTGGCCGCGCGGTACGACGGACATCCGCAACTGGAGAATGTAGATCTTTCCATTGTCGGCTTTGCCGGAGAAGGCGGAGGAACAGAATTGCTGTCTGACGCAACGATGAAAACCCTCGTGGACGCCTATCTCGAAGGCTTCCAAAAAACACCGCTCATCGCCCTGCTGCACGGCAAAAAACAGATCGCATACATCAAGGAAAATGCGGCCACGCCGGTGGGCTGGCGGCAGGACTGCCTGGGCGACCTGGGCTTCTGGGCGGCGGAACAAAACGGATGGACGCATATGTTCGACTACTATCCGCAGACCATTATCGAATACGGGATGCAGGACGCCTGGAAAGAAGGGCATATAAGTTTCGAAATGTGCGGATTGTTCAGGAACTGGGATGTGAAAGAAGGTTATTCTGAAAAGCAGGTGCAATATATCATCGACCAGTCATTGAAATGGCATATTTCCTCCTTCAATGGCAAATCCTCACCGGTACCGGCTAAATGGAACAAACTGATGGACGCATGGCTGAAGAAAATGGGTTACCGTTTTGTGTTGCGGCGGTTCAGTTATCCTGCGTCCATCAAAGCAAATTCCCGGCTTGATGTGGAAACCTGGTAG
- a CDS encoding sulfatase produces the protein MKPLFAIKPLLLLVLAAGLFTQAAAQPQGKKYNVLFIAADDLNNDLGCYGNRYVQSPQIDRLARSGVAFHAAYNQYPLCSPSRSSMLTGMRPDKVGIYDLETHFRKHFPDVITLPQLFRNADYFSARVGKIFHYGVPGQIGTNGLDDPASWDTVVNPKGRDKTEEHLVKNLTPARGLGAALAWHRSEGTDEEQTDGLVTTEAIRLLAQQKKGEPFFLAVGYFRPHAPYVAPGKYFDLYPKETVPLAKEMPGDMDDIPEAALFTRPAHWGLNESDRRDAQRAYYAAVSFMDGQVGRLLDALEQLGLAENTIIVLWSDHGYNLGQHGQWKKQSLFEPSARVPLIIAVPGGAKGTPCRRTVELLDVYPTLAELCDLPVPEHVQGRSLTKLLKDPAAAWKHPAYTEVVRNGIFGRSVRTERWRYTEWDNGNEGTELYDHRNDPGEFVNLAREKKCAAEVKRLQGLLRKPDVFSDRWLKGQSRR, from the coding sequence ATGAAACCTCTTTTCGCAATAAAGCCGCTCCTTCTGCTCGTGCTTGCTGCAGGCCTGTTCACGCAGGCCGCAGCACAGCCGCAGGGGAAAAAGTACAATGTGCTGTTTATTGCAGCCGATGATCTCAACAACGATCTCGGCTGTTATGGCAATAGGTATGTGCAATCGCCGCAGATAGACCGTCTTGCCCGTTCCGGCGTGGCGTTCCATGCGGCATACAACCAGTACCCGCTGTGCAGCCCCAGCCGCAGCTCCATGCTCACCGGCATGCGGCCGGATAAAGTAGGCATCTACGATCTGGAAACACATTTCCGGAAGCATTTTCCCGATGTGATCACGCTTCCCCAATTGTTCAGGAATGCGGATTATTTCAGCGCCCGTGTCGGCAAGATATTCCATTATGGTGTACCCGGACAAATAGGCACTAACGGGCTGGACGATCCCGCATCCTGGGATACCGTTGTGAATCCGAAAGGCCGGGATAAAACGGAAGAGCATCTCGTGAAGAACCTTACTCCGGCCCGCGGTCTGGGCGCCGCATTGGCCTGGCACCGGTCTGAGGGTACGGATGAAGAGCAGACGGACGGGTTGGTGACCACTGAAGCCATCCGGTTGCTGGCGCAGCAAAAGAAGGGCGAGCCTTTCTTTCTGGCAGTAGGTTATTTCAGGCCGCATGCGCCATACGTTGCGCCGGGAAAGTACTTCGATCTTTATCCGAAGGAAACGGTGCCGCTGGCCAAGGAGATGCCCGGTGATATGGATGATATCCCCGAAGCAGCGCTTTTCACGCGCCCCGCCCACTGGGGGCTGAATGAAAGCGACCGCCGCGATGCGCAGAGAGCATACTATGCCGCCGTTTCCTTTATGGACGGCCAGGTGGGCCGTTTGCTGGACGCGCTGGAACAACTTGGTCTCGCGGAGAATACCATCATTGTATTGTGGAGCGATCATGGTTATAACCTTGGCCAGCATGGACAATGGAAAAAGCAAAGTCTGTTCGAGCCATCAGCGCGCGTGCCGCTGATCATTGCCGTTCCGGGTGGCGCAAAAGGAACGCCCTGCCGCAGAACGGTTGAATTGCTGGACGTTTACCCCACGCTGGCAGAGCTTTGCGATCTGCCGGTGCCGGAACATGTGCAGGGCAGAAGTCTGACGAAGCTGTTGAAAGATCCGGCGGCGGCCTGGAAACATCCCGCCTATACGGAAGTGGTACGCAACGGTATTTTCGGCAGAAGCGTGCGCACGGAACGTTGGCGCTATACGGAGTGGGATAACGGTAACGAAGGTACGGAGTTGTATGATCACAGGAATGATCCCGGTGAATTTGTCAATCTTGCGCGGGAAAAGAAGTGTGCCGCGGAGGTGAAACGGCTGCAGGGATTGCTGCGTAAACCGGATGTTTTCAGTGACCGGTGGTTAAAGGGCCAGTCACGGCGTTAA
- a CDS encoding SusD/RagB family nutrient-binding outer membrane lipoprotein, producing MKLYATAIKVTSLAFLILSGSSCTKDFKEINTDPVLITKDIIKPSMLFTLVLKNTIFDSYNTGTFNEYANYYSNQGSGTIFQDRDWSGSFSYTGNLINISEVIRLTGNDPALKNQQAVARIWKVWQFHQLTDVFGDVPYSESLLDVEDVINQPKYDTQESIYTHMLNELKEAVAQLTNEPSLASFGSADLLFNGNADRWVRFGNSLRYRLAIRVRYANESLAAQHIADLAGKPLIDDNAFNAKLRTIDGAEAANRNPLYNSFVNSNGYPLWVGFTVTQNLLERSDPRLSKYASPANDGVSGHRGRPMCLFTDEKQPYAENTTAFLPMPFRVAAYDIVVMNAAEVYFLRAEAALAGLSSENAAQLYRTGIEQSMLQYSVAQPDITTYLAGTFGSLTGTEEQQLREIIIQKYLANFWMGAEGWAEYRRTGYPEIWTGGDLGSTNGTIPRRGTYPQSEYSLNENNVREAASRLQGGDKMTSRIWWDAKPGLPYLHPKQGTFPPEIY from the coding sequence ATGAAATTATATGCAACTGCGATAAAGGTAACTTCCCTGGCTTTTCTGATATTATCGGGAAGTTCCTGCACGAAGGATTTTAAAGAGATCAATACAGATCCTGTACTGATCACAAAAGATATCATCAAACCATCCATGCTGTTTACGCTGGTGCTGAAAAACACCATCTTCGACAGCTATAATACCGGAACCTTCAACGAATACGCCAACTACTATTCCAACCAGGGCTCCGGCACCATTTTCCAGGACAGGGACTGGTCCGGTTCCTTCAGCTATACCGGCAACCTGATCAATATATCGGAAGTGATCCGGCTTACCGGTAATGATCCGGCCCTGAAAAATCAGCAGGCCGTGGCCAGGATATGGAAGGTCTGGCAGTTCCATCAGCTGACGGATGTATTTGGCGATGTGCCGTACAGCGAATCCCTGCTGGATGTTGAAGATGTGATCAACCAGCCGAAATACGACACGCAGGAATCCATTTATACCCACATGCTCAACGAGTTGAAGGAAGCTGTTGCGCAGCTGACCAATGAGCCGTCCCTGGCGTCTTTCGGTAGTGCGGACCTTCTTTTCAACGGAAATGCGGACCGCTGGGTGCGTTTCGGGAACTCGCTCCGTTACCGGCTGGCCATACGGGTGCGTTATGCGAATGAATCGCTTGCTGCGCAGCATATTGCTGATCTTGCAGGCAAACCCCTGATAGATGATAATGCATTCAATGCAAAGCTGAGGACGATCGATGGGGCCGAGGCTGCCAACCGCAACCCGCTGTATAACAGTTTTGTCAATTCCAACGGTTATCCTCTGTGGGTGGGTTTCACCGTAACCCAGAACCTGCTCGAAAGAAGCGATCCCCGTTTGTCCAAATACGCCAGCCCCGCAAACGATGGTGTTTCAGGGCACCGTGGACGGCCGATGTGCCTGTTTACGGACGAGAAGCAGCCTTATGCTGAAAACACCACGGCATTCCTGCCTATGCCTTTCCGGGTAGCGGCTTATGATATTGTGGTGATGAATGCGGCCGAAGTGTATTTTCTGCGCGCTGAAGCCGCATTGGCCGGCTTAAGCAGTGAGAATGCAGCGCAGCTGTACAGAACGGGCATTGAACAATCCATGTTGCAGTATAGCGTAGCACAACCGGATATCACTACCTACCTCGCCGGTACGTTCGGATCGCTGACAGGTACGGAGGAACAGCAGCTGAGAGAGATCATTATCCAGAAGTACCTCGCCAATTTCTGGATGGGGGCTGAAGGCTGGGCAGAATATCGCAGAACGGGTTATCCTGAAATATGGACCGGTGGTGACCTGGGCAGTACGAACGGCACCATTCCCAGAAGAGGCACTTATCCTCAATCGGAATATTCACTGAACGAAAATAATGTGAGAGAAGCCGCTTCGCGCCTGCAGGGGGGAGACAAGATGACCAGCAGGATCTGGTGGGATGCGAAACCCGGATTACCGTATTTACATCCCAAGCAGGGGACCTTTCCTCCCGAGATTTATTAA